The Falco peregrinus isolate bFalPer1 chromosome 17, bFalPer1.pri, whole genome shotgun sequence nucleotide sequence CCCCATCGCAtccccccacccagcccagccacaCCGACCTCCCCAGGCTGGTCCCTGGGCCCACCCAAGGACGGTGCTGGCCACCATCCCCTCACACCCAGCTGTACCAGCCTCATTCTGTCCTGCACCCTATGCCCCCAGCAGCGAGGTGCAGTGGGTGCTCAGCATCCTCTCCCCTGGTCCTGCTCTGGACAGCACTGGGAAAAGGGGAAGCCAAGGGGGAGCAGAGCCCCTGCCCAGGCGGGGCTGTGGGATTGACAGGGGCAATGGCCACGGGTGCCCATGGTCCTGGTCCCTTCTGCAAGGAGCAGGACAGGATTGGGAGgggggcaggcagtgctggggtgtCCCAGGTGCCAGGCAACGCAGGGTGCTAGGGACCCCCACCCCGACAGAGAGGAGCTggagagagctggggagagggacGAGcgcaggagggagggatggagagagggacggggaagaggagaaatgaTGGGGGGAGATGGAGAGCGGGATGGAGGGAcgaggcagggagggatgggcGGGAGGGACAGCGGGTGCACATGCGGGTGGAGGGGCGGGAGGCTGGAGATAGGGACGGAGGGACGGGAAGAGGGACGGGGTGAAGATGGGAGGgcgggagggggccggggccgcggggagggggctgccggggccgccCGGGGCGGCGCTCGGGGCCGCGGTACAAATAGGGCGGCTGCGGGAGGCCCCGGCAGCCATGCGGGACCCGCTGCGCTCCGCGCCCGCGCTGGCGCTCTGCGCCCTCGCCCTGCTCCGCCTGGGCTGCGCACCGACCCGCGCACCGACCCGCGCAccgccgcgctgccccccggtgatgctgcagctgctccgcgcccctcccgccccgctccgcgccgccgccgccgctgccctcAGCCTCTCCCCGCACGGTGAGTGGGGCCGCGGCCCCGAGCATCCCTGTCCGGGACTCCCACAGTCCCCGAGCATCCCTGTCCTGGGACCCACACCGACCCCAAGCATCCCTGTCTGGGGACTCTCACGGTCCCCGAGCACCCCTGTCCTGGGATCTGCACCGACCCCGGGACCCGCACAGTCCCCGAGCATCCCTGTCTGGGGACTCCCACGGTCCCCAagcatccctgtccccaggacTGGCACTGTCCAGTGCTCTCGCTGGCTCTGGGTGGATCGGACTGCTTTCCCCTGACTCTGGCTCCTGTGGCAGACACcgtgccccagcagcaggcgAGGTCACTGTCCCCCCAGCACTGGCACTCCCTGGCAAAGCCAGCAGTCCACTCACCATGCCCCTTGGGTTTCAGGCTCCCTGCAGAACGGCTCCCGCTGGGCACTCTCCTTCGACATGTcctccctctccagcagccaggaggTGAGTCTGGCCCAGCTCCGCATCCACCTGCCCAGCCTCTTCCCAGCCCACAACGTCTCCCTGGACATCTATCACAGCCGGCGGCAGAGGTGCTGGGGCGGCGGGACCTGTGCCCACCAGCTCTTCCTGGGCACTGTGGCTGGCAGCCCCTCTTCCACCCAGGCCTCCTGGAAAGTCTTTGAGGTCACCAGCTTGCTCCGATCCTGGCTCCAccaagctgtggctgctggccaCCACGGTCCCACAGGAAGGGAGCAGTGGGAGGTGAGGGGGTCAGCCACCCCGGCCACTACTGTGATGCACTTGCCCACCTCCAGTGACACTGGCCACGgggagccagccctgccccaggacATGGCGGACAGAGTCCTGCTGCTCGTCTTCTCCAAGGACAAGTCTCCAGGAGACCACAGCCTCATCAGGACAGTGGAGACCTCCAAGCATGTCATGCGTGACAGCGGCACCCAGGATGTGGGGACCCGCCGGCACCGCAGGAAcaggaaggagaagcaaagGATCAAAGTGAGCGATGCTGCCGCTGCCGTcccagaggaggaagggaggtcCTTGTGCAGGAGGGTGGACATGATGGTGGATTTCGAGCAGactggctggggcagctggatTGTCTATCCCAAAAGGTACAACGCCTACCGGTGCGAAGGGCAGTGCCCATCGCCCGTGGACGAGACCTTCAAGCCCACCAACCATGCTTACATACAGGTAAGAGGGgtgtgctgcctctgctccccccGCACAGCCCAACCCTGCCGGCCCATGGCAGAGGGTGATGCTTTGCCCTTCCCATGTCTTCCCACAGAGTCTGCTGCAGCTCTACAAACCCAACCAggtgccctgccctgcctgctccccagtCAGGATGAGTCCCCTCTCCATGCTCTACTACGAGAAGGGTGAAATCGTCATCCGTCACCATGAGGACATGATCATCGAGGAGTGTGGATGCAACTGAGGTCAGCTTGTTGCCTACTGGGAAGGGGCACATCTCTGCCCCAAGGACTGGCCACCCAACCCATGACCAATGCACAGACTGGGGTGTCCCTGAAGCCCACATGCCCGTGGGCTGGCGAAGCTCTGGCTGGGCCAGAGGAGGAGTGGGGTGCCCGGGTGTTGGcagttctgcagcactgcatggCCACAGTGCACGGACGGATCTAGGCTTGGTGTGGGAAAGGCCACCAGGCACAGGCACCTCTCTGCAGTGCCGGTGGTAGCACCGTGGTGGTGGGTGCCCAACGGCTGCGTTTATCCAGGAGCTGTGGCACTGGCGGCCggtgtgtgctggggcagccaagggctggtgctgctctgtAGAAGCAGGAGCCGGGGCGCAGGGCTGGAGCCAAGGCAGCATTGCTCCCTGCCGCGACACTGCCCGCAGTGACGCTCCTTTTGCTCACAACAGCAattgctggcagctgcaggctccCGGCAGGACACTGCAGCTCCAGTGTCCAGCCATGCTGAGTATCTGTTGGGATTTTCAATCTCACCTGGGGTTCAGGCATTTCTTTTAAGACTCCtattatatttctattaaaactCTATCAGATTTCTATTACAACCAAGCCAAGTTAATGTGTTAGCCCAATGtccagagctgccagctggcagcaccacgtgggcagcagcaggcaggggttcCTCACAGCCCACTCCCACCCAGAGCTGTGGGACTGAGCACAGGCGTGGGAGGGCTGGACCCAGGAggaaggggctggcagcaggcagggaggcagcaacCCTCATCACGTATGTGCCAGTAGGACCACACAAGGAGCAATGCGAAAGGTGGACCTGGGGTTCCTGCATCCCCCTCCAAAGCATCATCCATTCAGCAGGAGCCAGAGAGGGTTTGCACAGGTAAACCAGGTGCTCCTGGCAATAAGGCAGCCCCACGGTTGGTCTCAGTGGGCTtaagccccccccagccctcccatgTGCCCTGAACATCTCAGCTCATGCACTGCTTTCCTCT carries:
- the LOC101918962 gene encoding nodal homolog; the protein is MRDPLRSAPALALCALALLRLGCAPTRAPTRAPPRCPPVMLQLLRAPPAPLRAAAAAALSLSPHGSLQNGSRWALSFDMSSLSSSQEVSLAQLRIHLPSLFPAHNVSLDIYHSRRQRCWGGGTCAHQLFLGTVAGSPSSTQASWKVFEVTSLLRSWLHQAVAAGHHGPTGREQWEVRGSATPATTVMHLPTSSDTGHGEPALPQDMADRVLLLVFSKDKSPGDHSLIRTVETSKHVMRDSGTQDVGTRRHRRNRKEKQRIKVSDAAAAVPEEEGRSLCRRVDMMVDFEQTGWGSWIVYPKRYNAYRCEGQCPSPVDETFKPTNHAYIQSLLQLYKPNQVPCPACSPVRMSPLSMLYYEKGEIVIRHHEDMIIEECGCN